GCATTGATTGATTTTGTGAGGGAGAATGCGACGGTTCCTACGATTGAGACGGGCGCAGGGGTTTGTCATACGTATGTAGCAGCTTCGGCAAATTTGGCGAAGGCGGCGGAAGTCGTAGTGAATGCAAAAGTTTCCCGCCCATCGGTATGCAATGCGCTGGATACAATTGTGGTTGACCGTACCATAGCCAAAACCTTTCTTCCGATGCTGAAACAGAGGCTGAGTGAGTGGTCTGTGGAAATATTCGCAGATGACGAATCTTTTGATATTCTCAATTCCGCAGATTATCCATTCCTTCTTCATGCGGAGGAATCAGACTTTGGACGAGAGTTTCTGGATTATAAATGTTCGGTGAAAGTGGTAGAAAATATGGACGAAGCGCTGGCACATATTCGCACCTATTCTTCCCGCCATTCGGAGGCGATTTTGTCGGAAGATGAGGCACAGTGTGAGCGGTTTTTGCAGGAAGTGGACGCCGCCGCGGTTTATGCCAATGCATCGACACGGTTCACCGACGGAGGCGTTTTTGGGCTCGGCGCAGAGATCGGTATCAGCACACAAAAGTTACATGCCCGTGGTCCATTCGCCCTGGAAAAACTCGTCACGGAAAAATGGATTGTGCGGGGAAATGGGCAGGTGCGGTAGGAATAAATTACTGATTGGTCAGATTCTGAAGAGTACTGATATTTTCATTCTCATCAAAAATGGATTCCACAGGAATGTTAAATCCTTTGATGGCGTAACTCTCAATAATTTCGCCATAGATATGGCGTTTGGCGGGGAAGTACTCGCGGTCACCTGCAGGAAGAATGTACTGGTCAATACACATTTTCACAGGGTCAATGATCCAGTATTCGCTTACGCCATGTGCTGCATAGTCCAGCCTTTTTGCACCCCGGTCAATCGCCGCAGTTTTGGGCGATAATATTTCAACAGCAAAATCAGGTGCCGGAAAAAGCGTCTGATCATCGGTAAACTGATCGGCAATCTCTTTTCTGAAAAATACGAGATCAGGTTCATAATCATTTCGGGTAAGAGAAATCATCACTTTTTCTGTTCCGACTACACCGAGTTGGTTTTTACGCACATATATGCTTAACAAACTCGAAAGTAAATCCGTGATTTTCCAGTGCGCTCTTCTGACCGGAGAATGGACGATAATCTCTCCGTTGATAAATTCAGCCTTTATATCGGGCGTTACCCATTCATAAAACTCCCGCCGCCGCCGCTGTTCTTCTTCCAGCGCAGCTTTGAGATACTTTAGTTGGAATAAAGCATCGGGGCGTTTGAGTATTTCGTCGGCTAGTGAGGTATGAGCCATGCTTTGAGATTCTTATTCCAAATATACGGAAAATATATTCGTGAATTCGTGGTTACTTTTTTCTTAATTGGTTCACAAACCATTTTATTCTAACTAACTATGAAAAAATTATCCTTTCTTCTGATTTGCGCTGTCCTGCCTCTTCTGATGGCGGCACAGGGCAGTAAAGTTTTTGATAATCTCACTCTCCCCAGCAAAATCCTCAACGGCGAACGAAAATACGCCATTTACCTTCCGCCTGACTACGAATCCTCCCAGCGAAGTTATCCCGTGCTGTATCTGCTTCATGGTGGCGGCGATGACCAGACCGGATGGGTGCAGTTTGGTGAAGTGCAGTATATTACAGATAAAACACTCAGTGAAGGAAAGGCTACGCCCATGATTATCGTCATGCCCGACGCCAATACCGGCCGCAGGGGCTATTTCAACGATGTGCGCGGCGACTGGCGGTATGAGGATTTTTTCTTCGAAGAATTTATCCCCTACATCGAAAAAACCTATCGCATCAAAAGCGAAAAACGCTACCGGGCAGTTGCCGGACTTTCGATGGGTGGCGGTGGGTCGTTTATGTATGCCCTGCATCATCCTGAAATGTTTTCTTCAGCATGCCCTCTTTCTGCTTCCACAGGTCCGCTTTCGCTGGAAGATACCGAGCGCTCTCTTGTCCGTTCGGGAATTGAGAAGCCGACGATGGCTCAAAAGCAAGCCTATTATGATCAGTACAGCGCCCTTGCCCTGATTGACAAGATGAAGGATGAAAATAAAACGGCTGTTCGCTGGTATATCGATTGCGGAGATGATGACTTTTTGTTTGAGGGAAATTCGCTGGTTCATATCGCCATGCGGAAAAAGGAAATTCCTCACGAATTTCGTGTGCGCGATGGAAGACACTCTTGGGTTTACTGGCGTGAGGCGCTGCCAACTGTTTTATCGTTTGTGTCAGACGCTTTTCACCAGAACTGAATTCTACCGGTGATTCAGTTTCATACTTCTCATTCGCGTTTTGCGGTACGGGCGATTTCAAGGTCGCGGCGAACTTCCGGGAGGTATTTTTCCCAGGAAAAGTCTCTCGCATTAAACCATGAGTCTTTGGGATTCCAGGCTGTTTTCCCGCCCAAATACGGCACTTCCCGATAATGACTGTGGGTAATCGTTGAAACTTTTTCCCAGTAACTCAGGCAGTTGGTCAGAAGCACAATTGCCTGAGTTTTGTTCTGTTCGTCACCTCCTTTTCTGTAAGCATGGAGTGAAATGGCAGCACGCAATTTGTCTGCAAAATACAGGCTTAACCATGCCCAGGTTTCGATATCTTCCAGCTCACAGGCAAACGCACCTTTAGGAGCAACCCCGCTTTGCCGGATTTGGTTTAGCAGTTCCAGTATTTCATTTGCATCGGAAGAAAGCAGGTTGGCGAGCTTGTCAGGTGTCGTGATTTCTTCGGCGATTTTTTGTTTCCGGCTAATGGCTTCCACAAATGAGGGAATGTTCATATAGTGAGGATCAAGCACCTGATGATCGATAAGTTCGTCAATGGAGATAAACGCTGAATGGCCATCGCTTAACCCTTTTGCTGCAAATGGCGCCAAAAACCCTTCGCTGTAAAGGGTATAGTCCCAGGTTGCCGCATGAAAAGAGGCGAGCTTCAGCGGCATTCTGCTTCCCAATTGAAAGGCTTTAAACATTTTTGCCCCGACTTTTTCGCCATACCTTCGGGCAAATGATGCTTCAAAAACAGCATCCGGAGTTTCCGGATTGTACAGCAGTCTGCCCCAGACCTGATAAAACAACCATTGTTTTTCGAAAGCATACTGCCAGGTTTGGTGTGAGCCGGAAAGGTGGGAATAATCCACAGCAGGAATATAACCTTCAGAACCCACAAAATAGCCTGTAACGTACTCTTTGCCGTTTTCCGCAATATGCGAACGCACAAAATCCGGTTCGCCCCAGCGAAGGATAAACATATCCTCATTCCGGATCATCCACTGTATGCGGTAGTTTTGGGGTAGGGGATTCCAGAACCGGTCGTCAATAGCACCGGAGTGGAAATCATGAGTCATGGCAAGCACAGGCGTTGAGTGTCCGTGCGACCAGTTAAATTTTATCTCTACATGCACGGGATCGGAAAAGCCTGCTTGATCAATCACCTTTTGCATTTCGACCGGAGAACCTGCGAGCACGGAGCGATGAATAAACCTGGCAGGCCGGTTGGCTGCCTGAAGGCCTTTCACAAAGGTTTCTTCGATCCATTTTTCTCTGTCCGCTGCCTGCATGGTTTGATCCGGGCCGAAGTTGTTCATCCAGTCGGCAAGCGTTACACCCAGACCAGTCAGGTCTTCGTATTCGTTGATCACCTGCGTTACGGTTTCACGCGTATAGCGGCGGACAAGTTCGGTAGTGTCGTTGAGTTCTTTTACCCCATAAGCTTGGGCCATTTGCGGTGAGACCACAATATTCCAGTTGACGATATAGGTTTCAATGCCTCTTTGTTTTGCCATCCGGAAAAGCCCTTTCCAGAAGGTTTGCCATTCAGCCAGTTCTGCGTCGGAGAGGGGGCAGGCTTCGGGAAAGTTTTTTGCCCGGATCATAAAAGGAAAAGGATGGCGGCTCCAGAGAGAAAGGACATTCAACCGGTTTTGCGCCATCATGTCCAGATATTCTTCCCAGAAAGCCAGGTCGCGACAAACATCACTATGAAGATCCATCTGCTCTCCTTCGCGATAGGGCGACCAGGGCAGGTTAAACTTAATGGCGCGGAAGGAGAATCGCGGTATTTCTCGTATCGGCTCCAGGTTGAGTTTGCCCTGGTGGAAGCGGTGGTTTTCGGCAATATCAAGGAGGGCGTACATGGCACCGGTTGCATCTCCGGCCAGAATTTCCCATTTGCCGGCAGTTTTTCCCCGGCGGATTTCAAATCCTCCAGCCGGCAGGCCGGGGGCAGGAACGGCAATGGATAGCTGCGATTTATCCTTTTGGTCAGTTCGAATGATTTTGATTCCAGATTCTGCTCCGGAACGAACAACTTGCTGAATCCCATGCAAAACAGGGAATTCTTCGCTATTTGCGAATAGAGTAATAGTCTGACTATGAATGGGCTGGAAACCGGCCAGGAGAAAACCCGCCAGGATCAGGGAGGAAAGGAGATTTCTGTACATAATAGCTGATATAATAGATTTTTCCCTCACCTTATTGTTTTCTCCGGATACTTCGGTGTCATACTTCGAAAATAATCCACCACTTTTTGAATATCGGCTTCCATATCAGGGCCTGCGAAAAAGGGTTCTGCAATGGTTACGATTTTCCGCTTATAATCAAATCCCGCCATCCGAATCGGGATTTGCGCTTTGCGAGCGATGTGGTAAAACCCGGTTTTTAGCTCCGGTACATAACTTCTTGTACCTTCAGGGGCAACTGCAATGGAAAACTCCTCGTGTTTGTTAAACAGATCAACCACGGCATCCACAAGGTTCTGATGTGCGCTCCGATCTACTGGATAACCACCGACGTACCGGAAAAACGCACCAAATGGCCAGCGAAACAATTGAGATTTTCCGAGGTATTTGGTGGGTAAACGAAGAATCGTTTTGGTAGCAAGCCCGAAGATAAAATCCCAGTTGCTGGTGTGTGGACCTGCAACAATAATATATTTTTTCTCCGGAGGGGCCTGGCCTTCAATTTTCCACCCCGAAAAAAACATAACTAATCTGGAGAGTAAGAGTAGCATAGCCTGTATCCTTTTTACACAGGCTTAATATAAAACTCTTTTTGTTAATATAACTACACCAGATAGGGACTCATCGCTTTCAACAGCTTTTTCTGCTGAATGGGTTTGGTGAGGAAATCGTTGAATCCGGCAGAAAGGCCTTTTTCCATTTCTCCGGCCATGGCAAAAGCGGTTTGAGCAATGACCGGCAGATTCGATTTTTTTTGCCTGATTTCTTTCAGTGCCTGATACCCATCTTTCTCCGGCATCTGGATATCCATCAAAACCAGATCAATATCATCAAAAAAGTCACAGATATCGATCACCTCCTGCCCGCTCTGGCCGCGAATGATTTTTGCCCCTGTTTTTCGGAGTATGCGGGAAAGAAGTTGAAAACTAACTTCGTCATCTTCAGCAATCAAAATAGTTTTTTTCTGCCAATCGAGGTGTAGGGTTTTCTGTTGTTTGGGTTCTTCTTCCGTCAGATCATCGGCCAGCGTAAATGGAAGCGTAAAAGAGAATTGTGAACCTTCTCCGGGCGTAGAATCCAGCCATATTCTTCCCCCCATCATTTCTGTCAGACTTTTGCAGATGGCCAGTCCCAGCCCCGTTCCCTCATTGAGCTTGGTGGATTGTTCTATTTTCCTGAATCGCTCAAATACATGATTTTGCCCTTCGTAAGGAATCCCGGTTCCCGTATCGCGAACAAAGAATTCTAGGGTTCGGTAGTCTCTGAAAGTATAACCAATCGTGATCCTTCCCTTTTCAGTGAATTTGATCGCATTGGAAATGAGGTTGACGAGAACTTGCTGAAGGCGGAATGTGTCAGTAATAATGGTCAGGTTGTCGTCGAGAATGGCCGGCGATAAAATGATCTCTACTTCCGGAGATTTGCGTGGGCTGAAAGAAAATGCCGCATGTAATTCGCGAAGCATATCGTTGAGGCGGCAATTTGCAGGACGAATATTCAGCTCGCCCGCTTCAATTTTAGAGATATCGATAATATCATCAATGAGGTGGAGGAGATGATCACCGCTGTTTTGTATGTGGCGAATAAATTCCTGTTGTTCGGTTTCTTCCACATTTCCTTCCTGCAACAAATGAGAGAATCCCAGAATGGCGTTCATCGGTGTGCGGATATCGTGCGACATATTGGACAGGAAGGCGGATTTGAGTCTGTCTGCTTTTTCTGCTTTTTCTTTGGCTTTGAGGAGTTTTTCCTGCCCGGCTTTCAGTGCTTCCATGGCAGATTTTTCCTTTTGCAGACTGGCTTCGAGTCCTTCCACCAAAATCGCCAGTGGAACGGCAACGATAAAGTTGAGCATCATAAAATTGATACCTACAACGGCCCACCCATCATGCGTATAGCTGTTAAGGTGAATATCAAAAGGAATTCCGGCAAACAGACAAACCCATATTAGCAGGATCGTAAAAAAATTAATAATCAGGCTGTAAATCGCACTTCGCATGCCAAGGAGCACACCTGATAAAACGGGAAAAGTAAAAAGATATACAAGCCCGGCACCCATCGGCCCAATCAGAATCAGCAAAAGGGTTCCTAAAAGGTAAAAAAGAGAAATCAGTATCCATACTCTTACCTGAAAAGAAATATTGGGCTTAAAAAATATAACGACAATACTTGCATAAACCAGTATATCAAGTAATGCCACCGCCGCAAGGTCATACTGCAGAGAAAGGATAATACTAGGTACCAGTGTCAAAAATCCCAGTACAATAGCTACCAGCGTAAGCGAAAAAAATATCCTTACCCGGTATGATGAGACCTCATGGTGTTCCCATAAGATTGGAGAAAGACGCTTCTTCGAAGCTCTATCCAGCAAGCGACCGAAAAAAAATGTGATTTTATCGATCCAGGCAGAAGACGTAAGGAGTTTGTTTTCCATGACCCGGTAATATTACCTGATCTGTGCTGGGAAAAGGAATCAAAACTTGGGCTTTTATTGCACAGGACTACCTGCCTATATGATTCTTTATTTTATATATACCAATCATTGGAAGGTTTTTGATGTGGAAAAACAACTGTTTTTATTAATTTCTTACTTCTCATTCACTCTGGCATTGTAAAAAAGGAGTCCTTCCGCAATTAGTCAAAATACAAACCCCACAGAAAAGTCAGCAAAATCGGCTTCTCCGCTATGAGCATGCACATAAAGGCCGATATAGGGCTGGAAATAGGGTTTTACCTGCTGGTCAGACAAATACCACTGTGTGCCAAAACGGGTATAAAGCAGGTAATTCATCTGATATGGTTTTTTGATATAGGGTCCAAGGTGTGCTACAATCGCCCAATGGCCAAATAAAAATTCTCCACCTGCATAGATGATTCCTCCGGTAGCGGCCTGTGCGGGTTTTTCAAAAGGAATATCCTGGTTTTGGATAAACGCCTGCAGGCTTTCTGCATAAAACCACTTGGTGCCGGCGCTCAGCCTGATTTTGTTATTCCAGATAGTGTTTAACGAAAAACTTCCCGCGTACACCGGGTAAAGTGGCCCGCCGGGAGACTTTTGAGAATTGACCCCATACCCAAGACTTATGCCCGGTTGCAACCTGCCCAATTTTTTGGCATCGGGTAAACTTTCGACTGATACCGGAAGCGACTTTTCCTTTAAGGTATACCCCGCCTTTACGGAAATCGCAGGAATATTTATCCCCAGATTGGGGACTTTTGTGCGGGCATTCGAGAAATGCGAATAACCCATCCCAATCCCTGTTTGCCAGCGTTCAGACAGCTGCCAGCGCGATTCCAGTTGGAGGAGGATAAAATTATTTATGGGCGATCCCATTACATTATTTCCCGGATTTGTCTGCCGATGGTAGGGTTTGGTGACGATTCCCAGCGAATAGCAATACGTAAATCTAAGCTGAAAGGAGCCGGACTCTTTCAACAGAAAAGAAAGGGTAGGAGTGAGGGAAAACCCATGTCCGAAAACTTCAGTATTCCCCGGAAAAAAAAACATAAACCGCAGTCCTGTTTCCGGAAAATGGTAGCGGTGGTGCCATTCCTTTTTTCCAGAAACACGTTGAGAAAATCCCCATTCTACTATGCTGGCATTATGTGTAATTTCTGGCCATAATGTATTGATTTTGAGCATTCGCCCATAGTGAGCCCCCGTGTAAATGACGGTTTGAGATTGTGCAGAGAGCACAAATTTCAGGAAAAAAAGCAGTAGAAAAAGGATCCTTGTCATACAGGTTTATTCAACCCAGACTTCCTCCAGGCCTTTGAGTATTTCCAGTGATTCCGAAATATGGTTGTCAATCTGAAACTGAGAGGAAAAGTGGTGCCGGATTATGCCCTTTTTATCGATAACAAAAGTTTCTCTTCCGGGAATCATTCCAAATAACGAACCCGAGACGCCGTACAATTTCCGGACGTGGTTGTCCGGATCGCTGAGTAGGAGGAACGGCAGGCGACGATTGAGTGCAAAAAGTTTATGCGAATCAACAGAATCGGCGCTTACGCCAATGACTTCAGCACCGGCGGTGATAAAATCTTCATAGGAATCACGGAATCCACAAGCTTCCTTTGTACAGCCAGCAGTTTCGTCTTTAGGATAAAAATAGAGGACAATATTTTTTTTTGTGAGGAAATCAGAAAGGCGTACCATATGGCCATTTTGGTTCCTCAACTCAAATTCCGGGGCAGGTGTGCCAACCTTTACCTTTGACATAAACAATATTCCTTTCGATGAATCGTAAAAGTATGAGGCAAAATTACAAGATATTTTCGGCTTTTCACTAAATTCGATCCTCAAACTGCAGGACGCAAACCTTAACCTAAACCTTCATCATGAAAGTATTACGACTCATTCTTTTGACAGCAGGAATAACCCTGGCCTTCCAAGTGGCTGTCTTTGGTCAGGCAAACTGTACTCCAGATACCAGTATCAAAACAATTGGGCTTTACCCCGATACTTTGATGACCGGATATGTAGGTGTTGGCTATTCCGATACGCTTCAGGCTGTTCTTCCGACAGATACGGCCGTTGGTGCGTTGGTTTTTTCTTTTTGCAGGTACAAAATTGTAGGTACGACCCCTGTTTTGGACTCTCTGGGGCTTTCTTTTGATTGCGACCAGCCTGATTGTGACTACAAAGTGGACCATGCGTCCGGCAATAAGCTCAACTGGGGTTGTGTGATTATTTCGGGTACCCCCACCAAACCTAATGATAGCCTGTTTGTAATGGTTCAGGCTGATCTGGGAACCTATGTTTCCGCTCAGGATACCTGTATCACTTCGTCATCTCTTACTCTGCCGTTTTCATTTGAGTTTCGGATCATGGACACCACAAGCACTTCTATTTTCCGTGATCTGAATCAGCGCGATCTTCAGATGAAGTTGTATCCCAACCCTACAACGGGAGTAAGCCATCTTGAATTTGACATGCCGCTGGGTGGCGATGTGGAGATTGATCTGGTGA
The DNA window shown above is from Bacteroidia bacterium and carries:
- a CDS encoding peroxiredoxin codes for the protein MSKVKVGTPAPEFELRNQNGHMVRLSDFLTKKNIVLYFYPKDETAGCTKEACGFRDSYEDFITAGAEVIGVSADSVDSHKLFALNRRLPFLLLSDPDNHVRKLYGVSGSLFGMIPGRETFVIDKKGIIRHHFSSQFQIDNHISESLEILKGLEEVWVE
- a CDS encoding alpha/beta hydrolase-fold protein yields the protein MKKLSFLLICAVLPLLMAAQGSKVFDNLTLPSKILNGERKYAIYLPPDYESSQRSYPVLYLLHGGGDDQTGWVQFGEVQYITDKTLSEGKATPMIIVMPDANTGRRGYFNDVRGDWRYEDFFFEEFIPYIEKTYRIKSEKRYRAVAGLSMGGGGSFMYALHHPEMFSSACPLSASTGPLSLEDTERSLVRSGIEKPTMAQKQAYYDQYSALALIDKMKDENKTAVRWYIDCGDDDFLFEGNSLVHIAMRKKEIPHEFRVRDGRHSWVYWREALPTVLSFVSDAFHQN
- a CDS encoding lysophospholipid acyltransferase family protein: MLLLLSRLVMFFSGWKIEGQAPPEKKYIIVAGPHTSNWDFIFGLATKTILRLPTKYLGKSQLFRWPFGAFFRYVGGYPVDRSAHQNLVDAVVDLFNKHEEFSIAVAPEGTRSYVPELKTGFYHIARKAQIPIRMAGFDYKRKIVTIAEPFFAGPDMEADIQKVVDYFRSMTPKYPEKTIR
- a CDS encoding glutamate-5-semialdehyde dehydrogenase, with the translated sequence MTSIIPLLQQVQLAAPSVRRLSDLEKQNLLRDIATRLLKNESIILTENEKDLVRMADDDPKKDRLRLTPERIRGLAASLQEVAALPDPSGKLISEKVLENGLLVQKMAVPVGVVGIIYESRPNVTVDVAALCIRSGNAIVLRGGSDATFSNKVLVGLIHESMQGAGVDTHALCLLPTDRKFVEELLTADRYVDIIIPRGSQALIDFVRENATVPTIETGAGVCHTYVAASANLAKAAEVVVNAKVSRPSVCNALDTIVVDRTIAKTFLPMLKQRLSEWSVEIFADDESFDILNSADYPFLLHAEESDFGREFLDYKCSVKVVENMDEALAHIRTYSSRHSEAILSEDEAQCERFLQEVDAAAVYANASTRFTDGGVFGLGAEIGISTQKLHARGPFALEKLVTEKWIVRGNGQVR
- a CDS encoding Uma2 family endonuclease: MAHTSLADEILKRPDALFQLKYLKAALEEEQRRRREFYEWVTPDIKAEFINGEIIVHSPVRRAHWKITDLLSSLLSIYVRKNQLGVVGTEKVMISLTRNDYEPDLVFFRKEIADQFTDDQTLFPAPDFAVEILSPKTAAIDRGAKRLDYAAHGVSEYWIIDPVKMCIDQYILPAGDREYFPAKRHIYGEIIESYAIKGFNIPVESIFDENENISTLQNLTNQ
- a CDS encoding T9SS type A sorting domain-containing protein translates to MKVLRLILLTAGITLAFQVAVFGQANCTPDTSIKTIGLYPDTLMTGYVGVGYSDTLQAVLPTDTAVGALVFSFCRYKIVGTTPVLDSLGLSFDCDQPDCDYKVDHASGNKLNWGCVIISGTPTKPNDSLFVMVQADLGTYVSAQDTCITSSSLTLPFSFEFRIMDTTSTSIFRDLNQRDLQMKLYPNPTTGVSHLEFDMPLGGDVEIDLVNALGQNVQGVFNGFAHNGHHVFEIPTETLPSGLYFVRINLNNGENILARRLAISR
- a CDS encoding acyloxyacyl hydrolase; translation: MTRILFLLLFFLKFVLSAQSQTVIYTGAHYGRMLKINTLWPEITHNASIVEWGFSQRVSGKKEWHHRYHFPETGLRFMFFFPGNTEVFGHGFSLTPTLSFLLKESGSFQLRFTYCYSLGIVTKPYHRQTNPGNNVMGSPINNFILLQLESRWQLSERWQTGIGMGYSHFSNARTKVPNLGINIPAISVKAGYTLKEKSLPVSVESLPDAKKLGRLQPGISLGYGVNSQKSPGGPLYPVYAGSFSLNTIWNNKIRLSAGTKWFYAESLQAFIQNQDIPFEKPAQAATGGIIYAGGEFLFGHWAIVAHLGPYIKKPYQMNYLLYTRFGTQWYLSDQQVKPYFQPYIGLYVHAHSGEADFADFSVGFVF
- a CDS encoding ATP-binding protein — protein: MENKLLTSSAWIDKITFFFGRLLDRASKKRLSPILWEHHEVSSYRVRIFFSLTLVAIVLGFLTLVPSIILSLQYDLAAVALLDILVYASIVVIFFKPNISFQVRVWILISLFYLLGTLLLILIGPMGAGLVYLFTFPVLSGVLLGMRSAIYSLIINFFTILLIWVCLFAGIPFDIHLNSYTHDGWAVVGINFMMLNFIVAVPLAILVEGLEASLQKEKSAMEALKAGQEKLLKAKEKAEKADRLKSAFLSNMSHDIRTPMNAILGFSHLLQEGNVEETEQQEFIRHIQNSGDHLLHLIDDIIDISKIEAGELNIRPANCRLNDMLRELHAAFSFSPRKSPEVEIILSPAILDDNLTIITDTFRLQQVLVNLISNAIKFTEKGRITIGYTFRDYRTLEFFVRDTGTGIPYEGQNHVFERFRKIEQSTKLNEGTGLGLAICKSLTEMMGGRIWLDSTPGEGSQFSFTLPFTLADDLTEEEPKQQKTLHLDWQKKTILIAEDDEVSFQLLSRILRKTGAKIIRGQSGQEVIDICDFFDDIDLVLMDIQMPEKDGYQALKEIRQKKSNLPVIAQTAFAMAGEMEKGLSAGFNDFLTKPIQQKKLLKAMSPYLV